A portion of the Dissulfuribacter thermophilus genome contains these proteins:
- a CDS encoding universal stress protein, translating to MVEIKKILFPTDLATSSEKVVPYVKLMADKLGAEIHIIHVMRSLEDFGFLDVVSEDYSETLSSYEKELRVGTEKALDKFIADNFSDQSNVQKFITIGDIINEIIDYADKNQIDMIIMGTHSKKGLEKIMFGSVANGVVKRADCPVLTVNPYKMD from the coding sequence AATTTTATTTCCAACAGATCTTGCAACAAGTTCTGAAAAAGTCGTGCCTTATGTAAAGCTTATGGCAGACAAACTAGGTGCGGAAATACATATAATTCATGTAATGAGGAGTTTGGAGGACTTCGGTTTTCTAGATGTAGTTTCAGAAGACTATTCTGAAACGCTTTCTTCCTATGAGAAGGAACTTCGTGTAGGCACTGAAAAGGCACTGGACAAGTTCATTGCAGACAATTTTAGTGATCAAAGCAATGTTCAAAAATTTATTACCATTGGTGATATCATAAATGAGATAATTGATTATGCTGATAAAAATCAGATAGATATGATAATAATGGGTACACATAGTAAAAAGGGCCTTGAAAAAATTATGTTTGGTAGTGTGGCAAATGGAGTGGTAAAGAGAGCCGATTGTCCTGTACTTACAGTAAATCCGTACAAGATGGATTAA
- the mutL gene encoding DNA mismatch repair endonuclease MutL, with product MSIRILPPHIANQIAAGEVVERPSSVVKELIENALDAGASEIVVEVEKGGKSLIRVMDNGNGMKKEDLELCVERHATSKIEDEEDLYAIKTLGFRGEALPSIGAVSELVIKSRSIESGEEMDSGWMVKVFFGRNKEVRPCPCPFGTIVEVRDLFLEIPARRRFLKSDQAELGHINKVVRTYAVAFPEKSFVLRSGRKELFSSPKRAGFQERFVPLLGQELASKLVPIEGEGYGIKISGAVSTPGAGITGPRQCHFFLNRRPFGSRFILKAVKEASRGLFMKNEYPALVLFLDMDSELVDVNCHPSKQEVRFRYSDRVFKLVYASIKNAFLRKRPEQEISTVEEDSYETPSESQSVKTVMSSYSQIPFFEETKELENSKVQEQQLEHVTYNESEELPTILGQVLDTYIVGMVRDGLFLMDQHGAHEALLFKRLLDQLKAKGRLPGQGLAFPIIIERSPEEMEIVHEVKKTLSPLGFDLDVFGATEVAVRRVPASLAVLENREEGVRSIVDKAFSTPSASSETFLHDLVAKVACGSAVKAGQALHGMELKNLVYECIEEGVTNCPHGRPVFVVLNRDDLERLFKRK from the coding sequence ATGTCTATTAGAATCCTTCCTCCCCATATTGCCAACCAGATTGCAGCAGGCGAGGTGGTGGAAAGGCCATCGTCTGTAGTCAAAGAGCTCATAGAAAACGCTCTGGATGCCGGTGCAAGCGAGATCGTAGTTGAGGTTGAGAAGGGGGGAAAGAGCCTTATTCGCGTCATGGACAACGGTAATGGCATGAAAAAGGAAGACCTAGAATTGTGTGTTGAACGTCATGCCACTAGTAAGATCGAGGATGAAGAAGACCTCTATGCAATAAAGACCTTGGGTTTTCGTGGTGAAGCTCTCCCTAGTATTGGGGCAGTGAGTGAACTAGTTATAAAGAGTCGCTCCATAGAGAGTGGGGAGGAGATGGATTCGGGCTGGATGGTCAAGGTCTTTTTCGGAAGAAACAAGGAGGTAAGGCCCTGTCCTTGTCCTTTCGGAACTATAGTTGAGGTAAGGGATCTTTTTCTTGAAATCCCGGCAAGACGAAGGTTTTTAAAATCAGATCAGGCAGAGCTGGGGCACATTAATAAAGTAGTCAGGACCTATGCAGTAGCCTTCCCAGAAAAATCCTTTGTTCTTAGGTCTGGTAGAAAGGAACTTTTTAGTTCACCCAAGAGGGCAGGATTTCAAGAACGATTCGTTCCCCTTTTGGGACAGGAATTGGCATCCAAACTAGTACCTATTGAAGGGGAAGGCTATGGCATTAAGATCAGCGGTGCTGTCTCAACTCCTGGGGCTGGGATAACTGGCCCGAGACAGTGTCATTTCTTTTTAAATAGGCGTCCTTTTGGTTCGCGTTTTATTCTAAAGGCCGTTAAAGAGGCCTCTAGGGGCCTATTCATGAAAAATGAGTATCCGGCCCTCGTCCTATTTCTTGATATGGATTCAGAGCTTGTGGACGTGAATTGCCATCCATCCAAGCAGGAAGTGAGATTCAGATACTCAGATCGGGTATTTAAGCTGGTTTACGCCTCTATAAAAAACGCTTTTTTAAGGAAAAGGCCAGAGCAAGAGATTTCTACAGTTGAAGAAGATAGTTACGAAACACCCTCTGAGTCACAATCTGTTAAGACTGTCATGTCGAGCTATTCCCAAATACCTTTTTTCGAGGAGACAAAGGAGCTTGAAAATTCAAAGGTCCAAGAACAACAACTCGAGCATGTAACCTATAACGAATCTGAGGAATTACCTACTATATTGGGACAGGTCTTAGATACATATATCGTTGGAATGGTTAGAGACGGTCTTTTTTTAATGGACCAACATGGTGCCCATGAGGCACTTCTTTTTAAGCGCCTATTAGATCAATTAAAGGCTAAGGGAAGGCTTCCAGGTCAGGGACTTGCTTTTCCCATCATTATTGAACGGTCTCCTGAGGAAATGGAGATAGTGCATGAAGTAAAAAAGACCCTGTCGCCCCTTGGTTTTGACCTCGACGTTTTTGGAGCAACAGAAGTTGCAGTCCGACGGGTGCCTGCAAGTCTTGCCGTCCTTGAAAATAGGGAAGAGGGGGTCAGGTCTATTGTGGACAAGGCCTTTTCAACCCCTTCGGCTTCGTCAGAGACCTTTTTACACGATTTGGTTGCAAAGGTGGCGTGTGGAAGCGCTGTAAAGGCAGGACAGGCCTTGCATGGCATGGAGTTGAAAAACCTAGTTTACGAATGTATTGAGGAAGGGGTGACCAACTGCCCTCATGGCCGACCAGTATTTGTCGTTTTAAATAGGGATGATCTTGAGCGATTATTTAAGAGAAAATGA
- the mtaB gene encoding tRNA (N(6)-L-threonylcarbamoyladenosine(37)-C(2))-methylthiotransferase MtaB — MRIRIYTLGCKVNQFESQAMAEALQTQGHTVVGPKDDFDIFIINTCAVTSKACYQARQAIRKALKKNPDARVIATGCYTQIDPWGLIESIDTNICVIGNDQKEMLLNLKLSSMDCLEIFVGDIFKKKTISQFTLSKPQGRTRAYLRIQDGCDAFCSYCIVPYARGPSRSLSIDKIIEQAQKYVDSGVKEIVVTGIHVGFYGKDLGMNDGLVKGIDELTRRFPECRFRLSSIEPNELKDEILDLCAERENFCKHFHIPLQSGSSRVLKAMGRKYEPELFVERTHTIRERFPDASIGTDCLVGFPGEDISDFEQTAKIIEATPVTYVHAFPFSKRPGTRAYGLKETVNKKEKDRRSKIIREIGKRKKEEFYRNHLGKYLNCLVEKVDFKKGKLTGRTQNYLLIEALFDPQKSDIHPNNEITVLTKDYVNESLIGVVVA; from the coding sequence ATGCGGATAAGAATATATACCCTCGGGTGTAAGGTAAATCAATTTGAATCTCAGGCCATGGCAGAGGCCCTACAAACGCAAGGACACACTGTTGTGGGCCCAAAGGATGACTTTGATATCTTTATAATAAACACCTGTGCAGTCACATCCAAGGCATGCTATCAGGCTCGACAGGCGATTAGAAAGGCGCTCAAAAAAAATCCAGACGCAAGGGTCATTGCCACAGGTTGTTATACCCAAATCGACCCGTGGGGTCTTATTGAATCGATTGATACGAACATTTGCGTGATTGGAAATGATCAAAAGGAGATGCTCCTAAATCTCAAATTGTCTTCTATGGATTGTCTGGAGATATTTGTAGGAGACATCTTTAAAAAGAAGACAATTTCACAATTTACGCTTTCAAAACCACAAGGCAGGACCAGGGCCTATCTCAGGATCCAAGACGGATGTGATGCCTTTTGCTCATACTGCATAGTCCCTTACGCAAGGGGACCCTCTAGGAGCTTATCCATTGATAAAATCATTGAACAGGCTCAAAAGTATGTGGATTCAGGGGTAAAAGAGATAGTAGTAACTGGAATTCATGTGGGTTTTTACGGCAAGGATCTTGGTATGAATGATGGCCTTGTTAAGGGCATTGATGAACTCACCAGGAGATTTCCTGAGTGCCGTTTTAGACTCAGTTCAATCGAGCCCAATGAGTTAAAGGATGAAATCCTGGACCTTTGTGCAGAAAGAGAAAACTTTTGTAAGCACTTCCACATTCCCCTTCAAAGTGGAAGTTCCAGGGTTCTAAAGGCAATGGGAAGAAAATATGAACCCGAACTATTTGTTGAACGCACTCATACCATAAGGGAACGGTTTCCCGATGCCTCCATAGGTACAGACTGTCTTGTAGGATTTCCAGGAGAAGATATCTCTGATTTTGAACAGACTGCAAAAATCATTGAAGCAACCCCTGTGACATACGTACATGCGTTCCCCTTTTCAAAAAGGCCCGGAACAAGGGCATATGGGCTAAAAGAGACGGTGAACAAGAAAGAAAAAGACAGACGCTCCAAGATAATTAGAGAGATTGGGAAACGAAAAAAGGAAGAATTTTATAGAAATCATCTAGGAAAATATCTAAATTGTCTTGTTGAAAAGGTAGATTTTAAAAAGGGAAAGCTTACCGGTCGCACACAAAACTACTTGTTAATTGAGGCCCTGTTTGACCCACAAAAGTCAGATATTCATCCAAATAATGAAATCACAGTCCTAACCAAAGATTATGTTAATGAGAGCTTAATCGGAGTTGTAGTGGCGTGA
- a CDS encoding 2-oxoacid:acceptor oxidoreductase subunit alpha, whose product MNEISILIGGKAGDGVKQAGNTLSRLLNRLGYKIFFYDDYPSLIRGGHNFSIIRASKDKILCHEETVDVIVALNQEAIDKNKERLNQGGIIVFDSNQADAEGLGVPISDIVKSHKGIPIMRNVAALGALTRVLGIPWESFEEIIKSTVKKGVETNLLIAKASFDSIKEEYIKIEPTGESPCPILTGNEALALGAVRGGLDIYIAYPMTPASSILHFLAQHGPNLGVTTIHPESEIGAALMALGSAYAGNRAMTGSSGGGFALMTEAVSLAGQSEIPIVFVECQRAGPSTGVPTYTMQADLFFVLHAGHGEFPRIVVAPGDAEEVYEWAYNALNAAWSFQVPVFILSDKHLSESGFSFSEPKDLFDWPAPRLWDRSSEYKRYEVNDDGISPMAFPGQKNAVVKVTSYEHDEYGITTEESEAISCMQEKRLEKSRAIRETMKGLECVKSYGESDSDVCVFFWGSTKGAAVEACQCLGLRAIQPIVMEPFPLSEIKALLKDVKKSFVLRQTPQANLPVSSNHMGF is encoded by the coding sequence ATGAACGAAATTTCAATCTTAATTGGAGGTAAGGCAGGAGATGGAGTCAAGCAGGCAGGTAATACCCTTTCTCGACTCTTAAATCGGTTGGGTTACAAAATATTTTTCTATGATGATTATCCTAGTCTCATACGTGGAGGCCACAATTTTTCCATAATAAGGGCATCCAAAGACAAGATACTCTGCCATGAAGAGACGGTGGATGTGATAGTTGCCCTTAATCAGGAAGCTATTGATAAAAATAAGGAGCGGCTCAATCAAGGGGGGATCATAGTCTTTGACTCAAACCAGGCCGATGCAGAAGGACTTGGAGTTCCCATTTCCGACATCGTAAAATCCCATAAGGGAATTCCTATCATGAGAAATGTAGCAGCCCTTGGGGCACTGACAAGGGTGTTGGGAATACCTTGGGAGAGTTTCGAGGAGATCATCAAATCCACTGTAAAAAAGGGGGTTGAAACGAACCTTCTAATCGCTAAGGCTTCTTTTGACAGTATCAAAGAGGAATATATTAAAATTGAACCAACAGGTGAATCACCCTGCCCGATCCTTACGGGAAATGAGGCATTAGCCCTTGGAGCAGTAAGGGGGGGACTTGATATATATATTGCATATCCCATGACTCCTGCATCTTCCATCCTCCATTTTTTGGCGCAACACGGTCCAAATCTTGGAGTAACCACTATTCACCCTGAAAGTGAGATTGGGGCGGCCCTTATGGCCTTAGGCAGCGCATATGCCGGCAACAGGGCTATGACAGGGAGTTCAGGTGGTGGCTTTGCCCTTATGACAGAGGCGGTTAGTCTGGCTGGCCAGTCTGAGATTCCCATTGTATTTGTAGAGTGCCAACGAGCTGGCCCAAGTACAGGGGTCCCTACCTACACCATGCAGGCAGATCTATTTTTTGTACTTCATGCCGGACATGGAGAGTTCCCACGGATTGTCGTTGCTCCTGGAGATGCTGAAGAGGTATATGAGTGGGCATATAATGCCCTGAATGCCGCCTGGTCCTTTCAGGTTCCGGTTTTCATACTGTCTGATAAACACCTTAGTGAAAGCGGTTTTTCCTTTTCAGAGCCAAAAGATCTCTTTGACTGGCCGGCTCCAAGGCTCTGGGATAGATCATCTGAGTACAAGAGATACGAGGTAAATGATGACGGTATATCACCCATGGCCTTCCCAGGGCAAAAAAATGCTGTGGTTAAGGTTACTTCATATGAACACGATGAATACGGTATAACAACGGAAGAATCTGAAGCCATATCCTGTATGCAAGAAAAGCGTCTTGAGAAGTCAAGGGCAATAAGAGAGACCATGAAGGGACTTGAGTGTGTAAAGTCCTATGGGGAAAGCGACTCTGACGTCTGTGTATTTTTTTGGGGATCAACCAAAGGTGCAGCTGTTGAGGCCTGCCAGTGCCTTGGACTAAGAGCGATTCAACCTATTGTCATGGAGCCATTTCCTTTAAGTGAAATAAAGGCCTTATTAAAAGATGTAAAAAAATCGTTTGTGCTGAGACAAACGCCACAGGCCAATTTGCCAGTCTCCTCGAATCACATGGGATTTTAG
- a CDS encoding thiamine pyrophosphate-dependent enzyme produces MKDKKALNTQAVNTWCPGCGNFGILSAMRSVLMEIQAQGTPLENVVLLSGIGCHAKIVDYVDVNSFYSLHGRVIPPLTGIKLVNPDLIVIGHAGDGDAYGEGIEHLIFAAKRNVDATFIVHNNSVYGLTTGQFTPTSPKGFKGRSTPDGSPEYPMNPLEIMLASGASFVARGYSGKIEHLKKLILQGIEHKGFSFIDVLQPCYTFFNTYEYYNKWVEEIEDATKERPRSFDEANAMIRSWPYDQSQQPIAIGIFYTEQRSTFEEEVLKRQVPGTDKIEGIQKILERMR; encoded by the coding sequence ATGAAAGACAAAAAGGCCCTTAACACGCAGGCAGTCAATACATGGTGCCCTGGATGTGGAAATTTTGGAATCCTTAGTGCCATGAGATCAGTCCTTATGGAGATTCAAGCCCAGGGAACTCCCTTGGAAAATGTAGTGCTTTTATCTGGCATTGGGTGTCATGCAAAGATAGTTGACTATGTAGATGTTAACTCATTTTATTCGCTTCACGGAAGGGTCATTCCTCCCCTAACAGGCATTAAACTAGTCAATCCCGATCTTATTGTTATTGGTCATGCCGGTGATGGTGATGCTTATGGGGAAGGGATAGAACACCTGATATTTGCAGCAAAGAGAAACGTTGATGCCACTTTTATTGTTCATAACAACAGTGTCTATGGACTTACTACTGGGCAGTTCACTCCAACCAGCCCCAAGGGATTCAAAGGTCGGTCCACTCCAGATGGGAGTCCAGAGTATCCGATGAATCCCCTTGAAATCATGTTGGCCTCTGGGGCATCTTTTGTAGCAAGGGGATATTCAGGTAAGATTGAACACTTGAAGAAATTGATACTCCAGGGAATAGAACACAAAGGTTTTTCCTTCATCGATGTTCTTCAGCCCTGTTATACCTTTTTTAACACTTATGAATACTATAATAAGTGGGTGGAAGAGATAGAGGATGCAACGAAGGAGCGCCCGCGGTCATTTGATGAGGCCAATGCCATGATAAGAAGCTGGCCGTATGACCAATCTCAGCAGCCTATTGCCATTGGAATTTTTTACACTGAACAGCGTTCAACCTTTGAGGAGGAGGTATTAAAAAGGCAAGTTCCCGGAACTGACAAGATAGAGGGTATACAAAAAATACTGGAAAGAATGAGATGA
- the mnmA gene encoding tRNA 2-thiouridine(34) synthase MnmA, with amino-acid sequence MKNLRERDEILVALSGGVDSAVSALLLKERGFDVQGLYLELLGESFEATVRKQKKTVLRIAEQLDIKIHFVDRKNAFNKEVISYFIDTYRKGLTPNPCVFCNPSIKFKEGLAQKEKLGLRFFATGHYARIELHDELGFILKKGVDPKKDQSYFLHRLPKRWLETIIFPLGAFKKEEIRQIAKNKGLDKLVLKESQEICFVEGDYRESLIGVEETPGPIILKTTDEIVGTHKGLYNYTIGQRRGIGIPGPEPYYVLELDTKNNALIIGTKKDTLQSNFYVENVNWLVPEEYARSQDIEIKIRSRHNPAPGKIVECNKKTGRYKIMFYEPQSSITPGQAAVFYAGDVVLGGGVICG; translated from the coding sequence ATGAAAAATCTAAGAGAACGAGACGAAATTCTAGTAGCCCTTTCTGGTGGAGTTGATAGCGCGGTTTCCGCTCTTCTTTTGAAGGAACGGGGTTTTGATGTCCAGGGTCTTTATCTTGAACTCCTAGGAGAAAGTTTTGAAGCCACTGTTCGCAAACAGAAAAAAACCGTCTTGAGGATTGCAGAACAGTTAGACATCAAAATCCACTTCGTAGATAGGAAGAATGCCTTTAATAAAGAGGTAATTTCATATTTTATCGATACATATAGAAAAGGGCTTACTCCGAATCCATGTGTTTTCTGCAATCCATCCATAAAATTTAAGGAAGGCCTGGCGCAAAAAGAGAAGCTTGGCTTAAGGTTCTTTGCAACGGGACACTATGCCAGGATCGAGCTACATGATGAACTGGGCTTTATACTGAAAAAGGGTGTAGATCCCAAAAAAGACCAGAGCTATTTTCTCCATAGGTTACCCAAAAGATGGTTGGAGACTATCATTTTTCCCCTTGGCGCCTTTAAAAAGGAGGAAATAAGGCAAATCGCCAAGAACAAAGGACTCGATAAGCTCGTTTTAAAAGAAAGCCAAGAGATTTGTTTTGTTGAAGGTGACTATAGAGAAAGCCTAATTGGGGTTGAAGAAACACCAGGTCCGATTATTTTAAAGACTACTGATGAGATCGTCGGAACCCACAAGGGCCTCTATAATTACACAATTGGACAAAGACGCGGCATTGGCATCCCTGGCCCAGAGCCTTACTATGTCTTAGAATTAGATACGAAAAATAACGCCTTAATCATAGGAACTAAGAAAGATACTCTACAATCAAACTTTTACGTTGAAAATGTTAATTGGCTCGTACCAGAAGAATATGCACGATCTCAAGACATTGAGATAAAGATACGCTCTCGCCACAATCCAGCACCAGGTAAGATAGTTGAATGTAATAAAAAAACTGGACGATATAAGATTATGTTTTATGAACCACAATCTTCAATAACTCCAGGACAAGCTGCTGTCTTTTATGCAGGAGATGTGGTCCTTGGTGGTGGAGTAATATGCGGATAA
- a CDS encoding UPF0149 family protein, producing MDKINRPITEEELAELDDFLNSDQVPEECLDLSGLHGFLTAITIGPGYIMPSEWLPIAIGLVEDDVEENYSEGREDSLELIMRMYTGIVSEFYEDPDNFEPLIYFLEFNGKSFPIISDWCYGFVRGMSLRMDSWKSMMESEDASLFLTIPLLFGTEEGLQELEAYTPDEIAHISEGLPYSVLGIYEYWLNRKAPTPLIN from the coding sequence ATGGATAAAATCAACAGGCCCATTACAGAGGAGGAACTGGCAGAATTGGATGACTTCTTGAATTCCGACCAGGTGCCAGAAGAATGCCTGGATCTGTCAGGGCTCCATGGCTTCCTCACAGCCATTACGATTGGGCCTGGATATATAATGCCAAGTGAATGGTTGCCTATTGCCATTGGATTAGTCGAAGATGATGTTGAAGAGAATTATAGTGAAGGTAGAGAGGATAGTCTTGAACTCATTATGAGGATGTACACTGGTATAGTTAGTGAGTTCTATGAAGATCCTGATAATTTTGAACCATTAATATATTTTTTGGAGTTCAATGGAAAGTCCTTTCCTATAATCAGTGATTGGTGTTATGGCTTTGTAAGGGGTATGTCTCTTAGAATGGATAGTTGGAAATCCATGATGGAATCTGAAGATGCATCCCTTTTTCTCACAATCCCCTTACTTTTTGGTACAGAAGAGGGTCTTCAAGAGCTTGAGGCATATACTCCTGACGAGATTGCACATATTAGTGAGGGCTTACCCTACTCAGTCCTTGGTATATATGAATACTGGTTAAATAGGAAGGCCCCAACTCCATTAATCAACTGA
- the guaB gene encoding IMP dehydrogenase, giving the protein MLNLIGEGYTFDDLLLVPSFSEVIPTEVDVSTWLTREIRLNIPIVSAAMDTVTESQTAISLAREGGIGIIHKNMPIERQVKEVEKVKKSESGMIIDPVTVEPDQKIWDVQRIMREYKISGVPVVKDGKLVGIVTNRDLRFETNWDLEVRDVMTKENLVTAPVGITLEESKELLHKHRIEKLLVVNEKGELKGLITIKDIEKIKKYPNSCKDDLGRLRVGAAVGVGKGRLEHVEQLKQVGVDVVVVDSAHGHSKNVIEAVKEIKSNFPDLNVIAGNVATAEGARALIEAGVDAIKVGVGPGSICTTRIVAGVGVPQLTAIHNCAQVAEEYGIPVIADGGIKFSGDLTKAIGAGAHCVMVGSLLAGTAESPGDLELFQGRSYKVYRGMGSIGAMKKGSKDRYFQEGVRTETKLVPEGIEGRVPYRGPLSNMIYQLVGGLKSGMGYLGCKDIDTLRKNAKFVKISPAGLRESHVHDVIITKESPNYWVDR; this is encoded by the coding sequence ATGCTAAACTTGATTGGCGAAGGCTATACCTTTGATGACCTTCTATTAGTACCTTCATTTTCTGAAGTTATCCCTACTGAGGTTGACGTATCAACCTGGCTTACTCGTGAGATCAGGCTCAACATTCCCATTGTAAGTGCAGCTATGGATACGGTGACAGAATCTCAGACCGCCATTAGTCTGGCCCGTGAAGGAGGCATAGGTATAATCCACAAAAATATGCCAATTGAAAGGCAGGTAAAAGAAGTAGAAAAGGTAAAGAAGTCAGAGAGTGGAATGATCATTGACCCTGTCACTGTGGAACCAGACCAAAAAATTTGGGATGTGCAACGAATAATGCGAGAGTACAAGATCTCTGGAGTTCCAGTAGTTAAAGATGGAAAACTTGTTGGCATTGTAACCAACAGAGATCTGAGATTTGAGACCAACTGGGACCTCGAGGTCAGGGATGTAATGACAAAAGAAAACCTCGTTACCGCCCCTGTGGGCATTACCCTTGAAGAATCCAAAGAGTTGCTACACAAACACAGGATTGAAAAACTTCTCGTTGTAAATGAAAAAGGGGAACTCAAGGGCTTAATCACCATAAAAGATATTGAGAAAATCAAGAAGTATCCTAACTCATGCAAAGATGACCTGGGAAGACTCAGGGTTGGAGCTGCAGTTGGAGTTGGTAAAGGACGTCTTGAACATGTAGAACAACTAAAGCAAGTGGGAGTTGACGTGGTAGTTGTAGACTCTGCCCACGGTCACTCAAAAAATGTGATTGAGGCAGTAAAGGAGATTAAAAGCAACTTTCCAGACTTAAATGTAATTGCAGGTAACGTTGCCACAGCAGAGGGTGCCAGGGCCCTAATAGAGGCAGGAGTAGACGCCATTAAGGTTGGCGTAGGTCCTGGCAGCATATGTACCACGAGGATAGTTGCCGGAGTTGGCGTACCACAGCTCACAGCAATTCATAACTGTGCCCAAGTGGCAGAAGAATATGGAATTCCAGTAATTGCAGACGGTGGAATCAAATTCTCAGGAGACCTCACAAAGGCCATCGGTGCTGGGGCACATTGTGTGATGGTTGGAAGCCTCCTTGCGGGTACTGCTGAAAGCCCAGGAGACCTTGAACTGTTTCAAGGTAGATCCTACAAGGTATATCGCGGAATGGGCTCAATTGGAGCCATGAAAAAAGGGAGCAAAGACAGGTACTTCCAGGAAGGAGTCAGAACCGAGACCAAACTTGTGCCAGAAGGTATAGAAGGAAGGGTTCCATATAGGGGCCCACTGTCAAATATGATTTATCAACTTGTTGGAGGCCTTAAATCCGGTATGGGCTACCTTGGCTGTAAAGACATCGACACCCTAAGAAAGAATGCCAAGTTCGTTAAGATCTCTCCAGCAGGACTCAGGGAAAGTCACGTCCATGACGTAATAATAACAAAGGAATCCCCCAATTACTGGGTTGATCGCTAA